A stretch of Campylobacter showae DNA encodes these proteins:
- the yedF gene encoding sulfurtransferase-like selenium metabolism protein YedF produces the protein MQIDCRNLACPEPVIRTKNTLESLKVGEKLEILVNSIAPKENISRFLKNQNVEFSVEQNGAETKITAVKGESKLELANFDEFVCEITPKAKKTVVYLNEEYAGSGDVGVSLLSKFLGALLQVEKPEYVICVNNAVKMTTNRAHAGFKPLKDLEAAGVKILSCGSCLEAYKLVGDLSVGEISNAYEIMQILTSHEQIKL, from the coding sequence ATGCAAATCGATTGTAGAAATTTAGCTTGTCCGGAACCCGTCATCAGGACGAAAAATACGCTTGAGAGCCTAAAAGTCGGCGAAAAGCTTGAGATTTTAGTAAATTCTATCGCTCCCAAAGAAAATATCAGCCGTTTTTTAAAAAATCAAAACGTCGAATTTAGCGTAGAACAAAACGGCGCCGAGACGAAAATCACTGCCGTTAAGGGCGAATCTAAGTTGGAGCTAGCTAATTTTGACGAATTCGTCTGCGAAATTACGCCAAAAGCCAAAAAAACGGTCGTTTATCTAAATGAAGAATACGCCGGAAGCGGCGATGTGGGCGTTAGCTTACTATCTAAATTTTTAGGCGCGCTTTTGCAGGTGGAAAAACCGGAGTACGTCATTTGCGTAAATAACGCCGTTAAAATGACTACGAACCGCGCGCATGCGGGCTTTAAACCGCTTAAGGATTTAGAGGCTGCGGGCGTTAAAATTTTAAGCTGCGGCAGCTGCTTGGAGGCGTATAAACTCGTCGGCGATTTAAGCGTCGGAGAGATATCAAATGCCTACGAAATCATGCAAATTTTAACTTCTCACGAGCAAATCAAACTATGA
- a CDS encoding formate dehydrogenase subunit gamma, giving the protein MTRIFSLLSVFACWAFAIEASPSTNQYQSNIWAAGRIENIKPYEDGLGPIFTFIQGNDYFAIAALSLILAVIGAFVLHFLIIGPKHFSHDGKKVYAFNMIERVSHGAAAIAWIVLIPTGVIMMWGAELGGGAFVRFCKDIHGLATILFAVSVPPMLIAWTVRMLPVVYDIRWMMIIGGYLSKVKRPVPAGKFNAGQKAWYWVAIPGGIVMILTGAAMFFLDFRTPDVATWLGVSQIEVLRASALVHNVLGIVCAVFFLVHIYMAAIAIHGAIWSMITGYKEEEEVYVLHHYWYQELISKNKIPVSEYEKTYPKLK; this is encoded by the coding sequence ATGACGAGAATTTTTAGTTTGCTTTCGGTTTTCGCCTGTTGGGCCTTCGCTATCGAGGCGAGTCCTAGCACGAACCAGTACCAGAGCAATATCTGGGCTGCGGGTAGAATCGAGAACATTAAGCCTTACGAAGACGGTTTGGGGCCGATTTTCACGTTCATTCAGGGCAACGACTACTTCGCGATAGCGGCCTTGTCGCTTATTTTGGCTGTTATCGGCGCGTTCGTTCTGCACTTTTTGATCATCGGACCGAAACACTTCAGCCACGACGGCAAAAAAGTCTATGCGTTTAATATGATAGAGCGCGTATCTCACGGCGCTGCGGCGATCGCATGGATAGTGCTTATACCGACGGGCGTCATTATGATGTGGGGCGCAGAGCTTGGCGGAGGCGCGTTTGTTAGATTTTGTAAGGACATCCACGGACTAGCGACGATTTTATTTGCCGTTTCAGTGCCTCCGATGCTGATAGCTTGGACCGTGAGGATGCTACCTGTGGTTTATGATATCAGATGGATGATGATCATCGGCGGATATCTATCAAAGGTTAAACGTCCAGTACCTGCGGGCAAATTTAACGCCGGCCAAAAGGCGTGGTACTGGGTAGCTATTCCTGGCGGTATCGTGATGATACTAACCGGCGCAGCGATGTTCTTCCTTGACTTTAGAACCCCGGACGTTGCAACCTGGCTAGGCGTATCTCAGATCGAAGTTTTAAGAGCTTCTGCGCTAGTTCATAATGTTCTTGGTATCGTTTGCGCGGTATTTTTCCTAGTACACATCTATATGGCGGCTATCGCGATACACGGCGCTATCTGGTCGATGATAACGGGCTATAAAGAAGAAGAAGAGGTTTACGTACTTCACCACTACTGGTACCAAGAGCTCATCTCTAAAAACAAAATCCCGGTATCTGAATACGAAAAAACTTATCCAAAATTAAAATAA